A section of the Rhizomicrobium sp. genome encodes:
- a CDS encoding bifunctional 3-(3-hydroxy-phenyl)propionate/3-hydroxycinnamic acid hydroxylase translates to MTDAVDCDVLVVGLGPVGAVLAALLAQQGVRVIAIDRDKEVYPLPRAAHFDHEIMRIFQQLGIAAEVAAHARVAPAYEFRNAAGEVLLRFDQAGQDGPSGWPPSFMFNQPGMEQAVRARLATFPNAQIRLERCFESFAEVEGGLLAALSGPAGWETVHARFIVGCDGARSAVREACGIALFDYAFDEPWLVIDAVPLPGARVPDVCLQICDPARPTTCVLMGPGRHRWEFMLKPGETPAQVLDDAFIRDLLAAWDCADTVEVVRKVVYRFHGLVAESWRSGRVLIAGDAAHQMPPFAGQGMCSGLRDAANLSWKLAAVLAGADDAILDTYQTEREPHVRGLIELAIAMGRLVCMSDPAAAAVRDAGLLAQRAAGTSAVPPLAPASFAAGFLLAGSPAAGSPMPQPRRGERRLDDVLGDGAWLIARGAPPRSRRLDGVPLTAISLGDEGLADFADVLSNWLDRQASEAVLVRPDRCVFGCGDPDALLAAFAAQLRGT, encoded by the coding sequence ATGACCGACGCGGTCGATTGCGATGTGCTGGTCGTCGGCCTCGGGCCGGTCGGCGCGGTACTCGCGGCGCTGCTTGCGCAGCAGGGCGTGCGCGTCATCGCCATCGACCGGGACAAGGAGGTCTATCCCCTGCCGCGCGCCGCGCATTTCGATCACGAGATCATGCGCATTTTCCAGCAATTGGGCATCGCCGCCGAGGTGGCGGCACACGCCCGCGTGGCGCCGGCCTATGAATTCCGCAATGCCGCGGGCGAGGTGCTGCTGCGTTTCGACCAGGCGGGGCAGGACGGCCCCTCCGGCTGGCCGCCGAGCTTCATGTTCAACCAGCCCGGCATGGAACAGGCGGTGCGGGCGCGGCTCGCCACGTTTCCGAACGCGCAGATCCGCCTCGAACGCTGCTTCGAGAGCTTCGCGGAAGTCGAGGGTGGATTGCTCGCGGCGCTGTCGGGTCCGGCAGGATGGGAAACCGTCCATGCCAGATTCATCGTCGGCTGCGACGGCGCCCGCAGCGCGGTGCGCGAAGCCTGCGGCATCGCCTTGTTCGACTACGCGTTCGACGAGCCCTGGCTGGTGATCGACGCGGTGCCGCTGCCGGGCGCCCGTGTGCCGGACGTCTGTCTGCAGATCTGCGATCCGGCGCGTCCGACAACCTGCGTTCTGATGGGCCCGGGCCGGCATCGCTGGGAGTTCATGCTCAAGCCGGGCGAGACGCCCGCGCAGGTGCTGGACGATGCGTTCATCCGCGACCTGCTCGCCGCCTGGGATTGCGCCGACACCGTCGAGGTCGTGCGCAAGGTGGTCTATCGCTTTCATGGCCTTGTCGCGGAGTCCTGGCGGTCCGGCCGGGTACTGATCGCCGGTGACGCTGCCCACCAGATGCCGCCCTTCGCGGGGCAGGGCATGTGCTCGGGCCTGCGCGACGCGGCGAACCTTTCCTGGAAGCTCGCCGCGGTTCTCGCCGGCGCCGACGACGCTATTCTCGACACCTATCAGACCGAACGCGAGCCGCATGTTCGAGGCCTGATCGAACTCGCCATCGCGATGGGGCGTCTGGTCTGCATGTCCGATCCCGCAGCGGCGGCCGTGCGCGACGCCGGGCTGCTCGCCCAGCGCGCCGCCGGCACCAGCGCGGTGCCGCCGCTCGCGCCCGCGTCTTTCGCGGCGGGCTTTCTACTCGCCGGCAGCCCCGCCGCCGGCTCCCCGATGCCGCAGCCGCGCCGCGGCGAGCGGCGGCTGGACGATGTCCTGGGCGACGGCGCCTGGCTGATTGCGAGAGGCGCGCCGCCGCGATCGCGTCGGCTCGACGGCGTTCCGCTGACAGCGATATCGCTCGGCGACGAGGGCCTCGCCGACTTTGCGGATGTCCTGTCCAATTGGCTGGACCGTCAGGCGTCGGAGGCGGTTCTCGTCCGCCCCGACCGCTGCGTGTTCGGCTGCGGCGACCCCGACGCGCTGCTCGCCGCCTTCGCAGCACAGCTTCGCGGCACCTAA
- a CDS encoding DHA2 family efflux MFS transporter permease subunit: protein MSAPGAAGPTPLAGGRLAVTAIALALGTFMQVLDTTIANVSLPTIAGNLGTSTDQGTWVITSFAVANGVAVPLTGWLMGRFGVVRTFVVAVFGFTIASFLCGIAWSLNSLIAFRVLQGAISGPMIPGSQALLIAIFPANKRSTALGIWSVTTLVAPIVGPILGGYISDNYHWSWIFLINVPIGVLAGILCWVNLSSRETATRALPIDTVGLILLAVWVGSLQIMLDTGKDADWFASTTIVVEAIIAAIGFAAFIIWELTDMHPVVDLSQFKNRNFALGTIALSLSYAVFFGNLLLLPLWLQSNLNYTATWAGLVAAPSGVVAVLLTPIAARFMSRVDSRIMATLTFIAFAISYFMRSGLTADAGFWDFVMPLLVQGVAMSMFFVSMLTISLDGVPPDRIPSASGISNFARITAGGFAASITTTMWDRREALHQARLADSSSIFNPAMQQAVDRLNHFGFTDAQAYRLLTRSLTDQAYLLSSDDLFWISGWLSVAMIGVVWLARRAVSGGGTPVGGE, encoded by the coding sequence ATGAGCGCGCCCGGCGCGGCCGGGCCGACTCCGCTGGCCGGCGGAAGACTGGCGGTCACGGCGATCGCGCTGGCGCTCGGCACCTTCATGCAGGTGCTCGACACCACCATCGCCAATGTCTCGCTGCCCACCATCGCGGGCAATCTGGGCACCTCGACCGACCAGGGCACCTGGGTGATCACCTCCTTCGCGGTGGCGAACGGCGTCGCGGTGCCGCTGACCGGCTGGCTGATGGGGCGCTTCGGCGTCGTGCGCACCTTCGTCGTCGCGGTGTTCGGATTCACGATCGCCTCGTTCCTCTGCGGCATCGCCTGGAGCCTGAATTCGCTGATCGCCTTCCGCGTGCTGCAAGGCGCGATATCGGGGCCGATGATTCCCGGCTCGCAGGCTCTCTTGATCGCGATCTTTCCGGCGAACAAGCGGTCGACGGCGCTCGGCATCTGGTCGGTCACGACCCTGGTGGCGCCGATCGTGGGTCCGATCCTGGGCGGCTACATCTCCGACAACTACCATTGGAGCTGGATATTCCTGATCAACGTGCCCATCGGCGTGCTCGCCGGTATCCTGTGCTGGGTCAACCTTTCCAGCCGGGAGACCGCGACGCGGGCGCTGCCCATCGACACGGTCGGCCTGATCCTGCTCGCCGTCTGGGTCGGCTCGCTGCAGATCATGCTGGACACCGGCAAGGACGCGGACTGGTTCGCCTCGACCACCATCGTCGTGGAGGCGATCATCGCCGCGATCGGCTTCGCCGCCTTCATCATCTGGGAGCTGACCGACATGCACCCGGTGGTCGATCTTTCCCAGTTCAAGAATCGAAACTTCGCGCTGGGGACGATCGCGCTTAGCCTCAGCTATGCGGTGTTCTTCGGTAATCTTCTGCTCCTGCCGCTCTGGCTTCAGTCCAATCTCAACTATACGGCGACCTGGGCAGGCCTCGTGGCGGCACCGAGCGGTGTCGTCGCCGTGCTGCTCACGCCCATCGCGGCGCGCTTCATGTCGCGCGTCGACTCCCGCATCATGGCGACGCTGACCTTCATCGCCTTCGCGATATCCTATTTCATGCGCTCGGGTCTCACCGCCGACGCGGGGTTCTGGGATTTCGTCATGCCGCTGCTCGTGCAGGGGGTGGCGATGAGCATGTTCTTCGTCTCCATGCTCACCATCTCGCTGGACGGCGTGCCGCCGGACCGCATTCCGTCGGCGTCCGGCATTTCCAATTTCGCCCGCATCACGGCGGGCGGCTTCGCCGCCTCGATCACGACCACGATGTGGGACCGGCGCGAGGCGCTGCACCAGGCCCGGCTCGCCGACTCGTCGAGCATTTTCAACCCGGCGATGCAGCAGGCCGTGGACCGGCTGAACCATTTCGGCTTCACCGACGCGCAGGCCTATCGGCTGCTGACGCGCAGCCTCACCGACCAGGCCTATCTGCTGTCGAGCGACGACCTGTTCTGGATTTCGGGCTGGCTCAGCGTCGCGATGATCGGCGTCGTCTGGCTGGCGCGCCGGGCGGTGAGCGGCGGCGGCACGCCGGTCGGCGGAGAGTGA
- a CDS encoding HlyD family efflux transporter periplasmic adaptor subunit translates to MSDATPVGRHRPDPRRRWFIILGAVILVCALAYALYYFLYAIYFQSTDDAYVGGDIVVITSREPGTILALHADNTQVVRRGQLLVELDPVKAKVALEAAEADLGQTVRAVRTNFSKVDQYRAQLAAARVAVGQAQSDYRRRLDAGAAVSHEELVHARDALTSAQANVHAAESGLAQALAAVQNTAVSNNPDVLASMARLRQAAIAYSHVNLYAPVDGVVAQRTAQLGQQIAAGTPLMAVVPLDDVWVDANFKEIQLKDMRVGQPVTVTADIYGGGVVFHGHVLGLGAGSGSAFALLPPQNATGNWIKIVQRVPVRISLDPAELRSHPLRVGLSVVASVNIRDTSGSAVGSTVAVRKLRGDIGNDGAPEADALIKRILKQNGA, encoded by the coding sequence ATGAGTGACGCAACACCCGTCGGCCGCCATCGTCCCGATCCGCGCCGGCGCTGGTTCATCATCCTGGGAGCGGTGATTCTGGTCTGCGCGCTGGCCTATGCGCTCTATTATTTCCTCTACGCGATTTATTTCCAAAGCACAGACGACGCCTATGTCGGCGGCGACATCGTCGTCATCACCAGCCGCGAGCCGGGGACGATCCTGGCGCTGCACGCCGACAACACCCAGGTCGTGCGGCGCGGACAATTGCTGGTCGAACTCGATCCGGTGAAGGCGAAGGTCGCGCTGGAGGCGGCGGAAGCCGATCTGGGACAGACGGTGCGCGCCGTGCGCACGAATTTCTCCAAGGTCGACCAGTACCGCGCCCAGCTTGCCGCGGCGCGGGTCGCGGTGGGGCAAGCGCAAAGCGACTATCGCCGCCGCCTGGACGCCGGCGCCGCCGTGTCGCACGAGGAGCTCGTGCACGCCCGCGACGCGCTGACCTCGGCGCAGGCGAACGTCCACGCCGCCGAGAGCGGCCTCGCCCAGGCGCTGGCGGCGGTGCAGAACACCGCGGTCTCCAACAATCCCGACGTGCTCGCATCCATGGCGCGGCTGCGCCAGGCGGCGATCGCGTATTCGCACGTCAATCTCTACGCGCCGGTGGACGGCGTGGTGGCGCAGCGCACCGCGCAGCTCGGCCAGCAGATCGCGGCCGGCACGCCGCTCATGGCGGTGGTGCCGCTCGATGACGTCTGGGTCGACGCCAACTTCAAGGAGATCCAGCTCAAGGACATGCGCGTCGGCCAGCCCGTCACCGTGACCGCGGACATCTATGGCGGCGGCGTGGTCTTCCACGGCCACGTGCTGGGACTGGGCGCGGGCAGCGGAAGCGCTTTCGCGCTGCTGCCGCCGCAGAACGCCACCGGCAACTGGATCAAAATCGTTCAGCGCGTGCCGGTGCGCATCTCGCTCGATCCGGCCGAGCTGCGCAGTCACCCGCTGCGCGTCGGACTTTCGGTGGTCGCCAGCGTCAATATCCGCGACACGTCCGGCTCGGCCGTGGGATCCACGGTCGCGGTGCGCAAGCTGCGCGGCGACATCGGCAATGACGGCGCCCCCGAAGCCGATGCGCTGATCAAGCGCATCCTGAAGCAGAACGGCGCATGA
- a CDS encoding efflux transporter outer membrane subunit produces the protein MKGLLAVTLAGALASACVDTPSTTPREVTLKSESLGLGTASAPAVADTWWTAFNDPQLNGLVEQALKGNPPLAAALARVRAAQSQLSAARAATYPQVTLNGNETHQHFSNDYLYPPPFGGSDRWIGSFEADLSWSIDFFGKQEAQVAQARASAQAAALDATASRLLLAGTVTQAYVWLWRADVLIDVAQEAVKQRQGILALTAGRVRAGLDTLASQKEASALLALSREGLTQARATRDIAVHQIAALIGRGADAYDIGRPNLNDTALALPAVLPADLLARRADIAAAQARIASAFQGREVARKAYYPDINLLALAGTAAFGVNNLFNSTSFQYGAGAAIHLPIFDAGEIDANYAGATAQLDEAVANYNWAVVTAVRQTADALTDLKSLQDRSADQRGAVTDAQASFDLARERYRSGLSPQQTTLDAEGLLIQTRMQSAQLAGDTIAARVTLLMAIGGGYAPERQASANVNDKPDNSHE, from the coding sequence CGGCGCGCTTGCGAGCGCTTGCGTCGACACGCCTTCAACCACGCCGCGCGAAGTGACGCTGAAGAGCGAAAGCCTGGGCCTCGGCACCGCGTCGGCACCGGCCGTCGCCGACACCTGGTGGACGGCGTTCAACGATCCGCAGCTCAACGGCCTTGTCGAACAGGCACTCAAGGGCAATCCGCCGCTGGCCGCGGCGCTGGCGCGCGTGCGCGCGGCGCAGTCGCAGCTTTCGGCCGCCCGGGCCGCGACCTATCCGCAGGTCACGCTGAACGGCAATGAAACGCACCAGCATTTCAGCAACGACTACCTCTATCCGCCGCCTTTCGGCGGGTCGGACCGATGGATCGGTTCGTTCGAGGCCGATCTTTCCTGGTCGATCGATTTCTTCGGTAAGCAGGAGGCCCAAGTCGCGCAGGCGCGCGCCAGCGCGCAGGCCGCGGCGCTCGACGCCACCGCATCCCGACTGCTGCTCGCCGGCACGGTGACGCAAGCCTATGTCTGGCTGTGGCGCGCCGACGTTCTGATCGACGTCGCGCAGGAGGCCGTCAAGCAGCGCCAGGGCATCCTGGCGCTGACGGCGGGGCGCGTGCGCGCCGGCCTCGACACCTTGGCGTCGCAGAAGGAGGCCTCCGCCCTGCTCGCGCTGTCGCGCGAGGGCCTGACGCAGGCGCGCGCCACCCGCGATATCGCCGTACACCAGATCGCGGCGCTGATCGGACGCGGCGCCGACGCTTATGACATTGGGCGGCCGAACCTGAACGACACGGCGCTGGCGCTGCCGGCGGTCCTTCCGGCGGACCTCTTGGCGCGGCGCGCCGACATCGCAGCGGCCCAGGCGCGCATCGCGAGCGCCTTCCAGGGCCGCGAAGTGGCACGCAAGGCCTATTATCCCGACATCAACCTGCTGGCGCTCGCGGGCACCGCCGCCTTCGGGGTCAACAACCTGTTCAATTCGACCTCTTTCCAGTACGGCGCGGGCGCCGCCATCCATCTACCGATCTTCGACGCGGGCGAGATCGACGCGAATTACGCGGGCGCCACGGCGCAGCTCGATGAAGCGGTCGCCAACTACAATTGGGCCGTCGTCACCGCGGTGCGCCAGACCGCCGACGCGCTGACCGACCTGAAGAGCCTGCAGGACCGCAGCGCCGACCAGCGCGGCGCGGTGACCGATGCGCAGGCCAGCTTCGATCTGGCGCGCGAGCGCTATCGCAGCGGCCTTAGCCCGCAGCAGACCACGCTCGACGCCGAGGGCCTCCTGATCCAGACGCGCATGCAGAGCGCGCAGCTGGCCGGCGATACGATCGCGGCGCGCGTCACCCTGCTGATGGCGATCGGCGGCGGCTATGCGCCGGAGCGTCAAGCCAGCGCGAACGTCAACGACAAGCCGGACAATTCCCATGAGTGA